From Fundidesulfovibrio terrae, a single genomic window includes:
- the infA gene encoding translation initiation factor IF-1, translated as MAKDDGIEIAGVVQEALPGTMFQVQLETGQMVLAYLCGKMRKFRIKILPGDSVKVMMSPYDLTKGRITFRAK; from the coding sequence ATGGCTAAAGACGACGGCATTGAAATAGCCGGAGTGGTGCAGGAAGCGCTGCCCGGCACCATGTTCCAGGTACAACTGGAAACGGGTCAGATGGTTCTGGCCTATCTTTGCGGCAAGATGCGCAAATTCCGGATCAAGATTCTTCCCGGCGATTCGGTGAAGGTGATGATGTCCCCCTACGACCTCACCAAGGGACGCATCACCTTCCGCGCCAAGTAG
- the glpX gene encoding class II fructose-bisphosphatase, producing the protein MEAPDRNLALDLVRVTEAAALSSARWLGKGDKNSGDQAAVDAMRLSFNTINITGVIVIGEGEKDEAPMLFNGEDVGSGTGPAMDVAVDPVEGTRLLAYGRPNAISVVGVAPKGSMFDPGPSFYMQKLVVPSQARDAVDLDAPVADNLLKVARALGKDVDDLVVFVLDKPRHKKLIEDIRAAGARIQLHTDGDVAGSLMALDPKDMVDVMMGTGGTPEGVLSACAIRAVGGQMLARLDPQSDEERKGLLDAGYDLNRVLTAEELVASHDTFFAATGISGGTWLEGVSFTGTGAVTHSLVLRGKTGTMRRIESHHTWDKLMKFSSVKYD; encoded by the coding sequence ATGGAAGCTCCCGACCGCAACCTCGCACTCGATCTCGTCCGCGTCACCGAAGCCGCCGCGCTGTCCAGCGCCCGCTGGCTCGGCAAGGGCGACAAGAACTCCGGCGACCAGGCCGCCGTGGACGCCATGCGCCTCTCCTTCAACACCATCAACATCACGGGCGTCATCGTCATCGGCGAAGGCGAGAAGGACGAGGCCCCCATGCTCTTCAACGGCGAGGACGTGGGCTCCGGAACCGGCCCGGCCATGGACGTGGCCGTGGACCCGGTGGAAGGCACCCGCCTGCTGGCCTACGGCCGCCCCAACGCCATCTCCGTGGTGGGCGTGGCCCCCAAGGGCTCCATGTTCGATCCCGGCCCCAGCTTCTACATGCAGAAGCTGGTGGTGCCCTCGCAGGCGCGCGACGCCGTGGACCTGGACGCCCCCGTGGCCGACAACCTCCTCAAGGTGGCCAGGGCCCTGGGCAAGGACGTGGACGACCTGGTGGTCTTCGTGCTGGACAAGCCCCGCCACAAGAAACTCATCGAGGACATCCGCGCCGCCGGGGCGCGCATCCAGCTGCACACCGACGGCGACGTGGCCGGTTCTCTCATGGCCCTGGACCCCAAGGACATGGTGGACGTGATGATGGGCACTGGCGGCACCCCCGAGGGCGTGCTCTCGGCCTGCGCCATCCGCGCCGTGGGCGGCCAGATGCTGGCGCGGCTCGACCCGCAGTCCGACGAGGAGCGCAAGGGCCTGCTGGACGCGGGCTACGACCTCAATCGGGTGCTCACCGCCGAGGAACTGGTGGCAAGCCACGACACCTTCTTCGCGGCCACGGGCATCTCCGGCGGCACCTGGCTGGAGGGCGTCTCCTTCACCGGAACCGGAGCCGTGACGCACTCGCTGGTGCTGCGCGGCAAAACGGGCACCATGCGGCGCATCGAGTCCCACCACACCTGGGACAAGCTCATGAAGTTCAGCTCCGTGAAGTACGACTAG
- a CDS encoding PAS domain-containing sensor histidine kinase, which translates to MKRPSEGGPDDGEEHGGLRDKLMGLGERSVRKTYYPELRKRMEELERFRTLLDSAGDLIFVVEAESGRILDANETAWRKTGTEREKLLGTSIQDLLSPDEASEAARLLSCEAATSDDQVFHLPLAGGGRFPAGITVNVLGMNNRSMAVVVARDVTARIEAQRDMARAWGYLRSIVDAMPSILVGVNDRLEITLLNALGADMAGVAPESARGMTLASVLPWLPDLGPALAGAMADNRPRTLRKLPGKDPGVAKWYDATVFPLGQGRGEAVARIDDVSARVRMEEVLMQTEKMLSVGALAAGMAHEINNPLAGILQGVQSVLRRFAPDLEANRKAAASTGLDLDVLAAYMEQREIPSMLHSIQESGVRAARIVSNILEFSRRSDLSKAQVPLSQMVDKALELALSEFDIKKKYDFRHIRITRQDDPVLPSVWCVPTQIEQVILNLIKNAAQALSASGTPEPAITIRTGLCDGLACIEVEDNGPGMDDATRERVFEPFFTTKGPGEGTGLGLSVVYYIVVEQHEGRVGVRSAPGEGTTVSVKLPLNGRPAREKRA; encoded by the coding sequence ATGAAGCGGCCCTCTGAGGGCGGTCCTGACGACGGCGAAGAGCACGGCGGCCTTCGCGACAAGCTCATGGGGCTCGGAGAGCGCTCCGTGCGCAAGACCTATTATCCGGAGCTGCGCAAGCGCATGGAGGAGCTGGAGCGTTTCCGCACGCTTCTCGACAGCGCGGGCGATCTCATCTTCGTGGTCGAGGCCGAATCCGGCCGCATCCTGGACGCCAACGAAACCGCCTGGAGAAAGACCGGAACCGAGCGCGAAAAGCTCCTGGGTACGAGCATCCAGGACCTCCTCTCGCCGGACGAGGCGTCCGAGGCGGCCCGACTGCTTTCCTGCGAGGCCGCCACGTCGGACGACCAGGTCTTCCACCTGCCCCTGGCCGGGGGAGGGCGTTTCCCGGCCGGGATCACCGTCAACGTCCTGGGGATGAACAACCGCTCCATGGCCGTGGTGGTGGCCCGGGACGTGACCGCGCGCATTGAGGCCCAACGGGACATGGCCCGCGCATGGGGGTATCTGCGCTCCATCGTGGACGCCATGCCCTCCATCCTGGTGGGGGTGAACGACCGCCTGGAAATCACCCTGTTGAACGCCCTCGGGGCCGACATGGCCGGAGTGGCTCCGGAATCGGCCCGGGGCATGACCCTGGCCAGTGTCCTGCCTTGGCTGCCGGACCTCGGCCCGGCGCTGGCCGGGGCGATGGCGGACAACCGGCCGCGAACGCTGCGCAAGCTCCCGGGCAAGGACCCGGGCGTGGCGAAATGGTACGACGCCACCGTGTTCCCCCTGGGCCAGGGGCGGGGCGAGGCCGTGGCCCGCATCGACGACGTGAGCGCGCGCGTGCGTATGGAGGAGGTCCTCATGCAGACGGAGAAGATGCTCTCCGTCGGCGCGCTGGCGGCGGGCATGGCCCACGAGATCAACAACCCCCTGGCCGGAATCCTCCAGGGCGTGCAGTCGGTGCTGCGCCGTTTCGCCCCGGACCTGGAAGCCAACCGCAAGGCCGCAGCCAGCACCGGCCTCGACCTGGACGTGCTGGCGGCCTACATGGAGCAGCGGGAGATTCCCTCAATGCTGCATTCCATTCAGGAATCAGGCGTGCGTGCTGCGCGCATCGTGAGCAACATCCTTGAGTTCAGCCGCCGCTCGGACCTGAGCAAGGCCCAGGTGCCGCTGTCGCAGATGGTGGACAAGGCCCTGGAGCTGGCCCTGAGCGAATTCGATATCAAGAAGAAATACGATTTCCGCCATATACGCATCACCCGCCAGGACGATCCGGTCCTGCCCTCGGTATGGTGCGTGCCCACCCAGATCGAACAGGTCATCCTGAACCTGATCAAGAACGCCGCCCAGGCCCTGTCCGCCAGCGGCACCCCCGAACCGGCCATCACCATCCGCACCGGATTGTGCGACGGACTGGCCTGCATCGAGGTTGAGGACAACGGCCCCGGCATGGACGACGCCACCCGGGAGCGCGTGTTCGAGCCCTTCTTCACCACCAAAGGGCCCGGCGAAGGCACCGGGCTCGGACTTTCCGTGGTGTACTACATCGTAGTGGAACAGCACGAGGGCAGGGTGGGGGTGCGTTCCGCGCCGGGGGAGGGCACCACGGTGAGCGTCAAGCTCCCGTTGAACGGCCGTCCGGCCCGGGAAAAACGGGCCTGA
- the clpX gene encoding ATP-dependent Clp protease ATP-binding subunit ClpX, with amino-acid sequence MTKKKTPVSSDLCCSFCGKNQDEVQRLIAGPDVYICDECVSLCNEIIAQESLNEEVEDGKLLPPAEIKRLLDDYVIGQDQAKKILAVAVHNHYKRVFYSGGAKDGDVELDKSNILLIGPTGSGKTLLAQTLARILKVPFAIADATTLTEAGYVGEDVENILVQLLQNADYDIEAASKGIIYIDEIDKIARKSDSPSITRDVSGEGVQQALLKIIEGTEANIPPKGGRKHPQQEFIRLNTANILFIVGGAFIGLEKLVQQRNRGTALGFGAKMEGPREDDMSKLLAQAHPSDLVKFGLIPEFVGRIPIITSLTELSEEDLIRILTEPKNALVKQYMKLFELDKVRLRFTSNALAAIARKSIERKTGARGLRNVMENIMLDIMYQLPSLTGVTECVINKAVVEKGQDPLLFYQQEVKTA; translated from the coding sequence ATGACCAAAAAGAAGACCCCCGTCTCCTCCGATCTTTGCTGTTCCTTCTGCGGCAAGAACCAGGACGAGGTGCAGCGCCTCATCGCCGGACCGGACGTCTACATCTGCGACGAGTGCGTTTCGCTGTGCAACGAGATCATCGCCCAGGAGAGCCTGAACGAGGAAGTGGAGGACGGAAAGCTCCTTCCCCCTGCCGAGATCAAGCGCCTGCTCGACGACTACGTCATCGGACAGGACCAGGCCAAGAAGATCCTGGCCGTGGCCGTGCACAACCACTACAAGCGCGTGTTCTACTCCGGCGGAGCCAAGGACGGCGACGTGGAGCTGGACAAGTCCAACATCCTGCTCATCGGCCCAACCGGCTCGGGCAAGACGCTTTTGGCCCAGACCCTGGCGCGCATCCTCAAGGTGCCCTTCGCCATCGCCGACGCCACCACTCTCACCGAGGCCGGTTACGTGGGCGAGGACGTGGAGAACATCCTGGTCCAGCTGCTGCAGAACGCCGACTACGACATCGAGGCCGCGTCCAAGGGCATCATCTACATCGACGAGATCGACAAGATCGCCCGCAAGTCCGATAGCCCGTCCATCACCCGCGACGTGTCCGGCGAAGGCGTGCAGCAGGCGCTTCTCAAAATCATCGAGGGCACCGAGGCGAATATTCCACCGAAAGGCGGGCGCAAGCACCCCCAGCAGGAGTTCATCCGGCTCAACACCGCCAACATCTTGTTCATCGTGGGCGGCGCGTTCATCGGCCTGGAGAAGCTTGTGCAGCAGCGCAACCGGGGCACCGCCCTGGGCTTCGGCGCCAAGATGGAAGGCCCGCGCGAGGACGACATGTCCAAGCTGCTGGCCCAGGCCCATCCGTCCGACCTGGTGAAGTTCGGCCTCATCCCCGAGTTCGTGGGACGCATCCCCATCATCACCTCGCTCACGGAGCTCTCCGAGGAGGACCTGATCCGCATCCTCACCGAGCCCAAGAACGCGTTGGTGAAGCAGTACATGAAGCTCTTCGAGCTGGACAAGGTGCGCCTGCGCTTCACCTCCAACGCCCTGGCGGCCATCGCGCGCAAGTCCATCGAACGCAAGACCGGTGCGCGCGGCCTGCGCAACGTCATGGAGAACATCATGCTGGACATCATGTACCAGCTGCCGTCTCTCACCGGCGTCACCGAGTGCGTGATCAACAAGGCCGTGGTGGAAAAGGGGCAGGACCCGCTGCTCTTCTACCAGCAGGAAGTGAAGACCGCCTAA
- the ercA gene encoding alcohol dehydrogenase-like regulatory protein ErcA gives MAGDQDSALRKFVAPEFVFGEGSSRLAAQYAANLGARRPMLVTDQGLIAAGWADKLRSQLETAGFDCVVYSQITPNPKDYEVMAGAKIYAEKGCDALVALGGGSVLDCAKGIGVVIACGGDILAYEGVDTVECALPPMVCVPTTSGSSADVSQFAIISDTIRKVKIALVSKMLVPDVSLLDPLLTTTMSAALTAETGVDALTHSIEAYVSNASSPVTDLFALEAMRLVRGYLVRAVRVAGDIEARSKMCLASLDAGLAFSNAILGAVHGMAHSLGGSLDLPHGECNAILLGPVIAYNFSSAPERYREVARALGCVVDGAPDGEVRDCLLAAIGQLRVDVGITRNLADLGVTRADIPHLAELAMQDPCLLTNPRKPTQADIEAIYEAAL, from the coding sequence ATGGCCGGCGACCAGGACAGCGCCTTGAGGAAATTCGTCGCTCCGGAGTTCGTGTTCGGCGAGGGCTCGTCACGGCTGGCCGCCCAGTACGCCGCCAACCTCGGGGCACGGCGTCCCATGCTGGTCACGGACCAAGGGCTCATCGCGGCCGGCTGGGCTGATAAGCTCAGGTCCCAGCTGGAAACTGCCGGGTTCGACTGCGTAGTCTACAGCCAGATCACGCCCAACCCCAAGGACTACGAGGTCATGGCCGGGGCGAAGATCTACGCGGAAAAGGGCTGCGACGCCCTGGTGGCCCTGGGCGGGGGCAGCGTGCTGGACTGCGCCAAGGGCATCGGCGTGGTCATCGCCTGTGGGGGCGACATCCTGGCCTACGAAGGGGTGGACACCGTCGAGTGCGCCCTGCCGCCCATGGTGTGCGTGCCGACCACGTCCGGCAGCTCGGCCGACGTCTCCCAGTTCGCCATCATAAGCGACACCATCCGCAAGGTGAAGATCGCCCTGGTGAGCAAGATGCTGGTGCCCGACGTGTCCCTGCTGGACCCCCTGCTGACCACCACCATGAGCGCCGCGCTCACCGCCGAGACCGGTGTCGACGCCCTGACCCATTCAATCGAGGCGTATGTGTCCAACGCCAGTTCGCCCGTGACCGACCTCTTCGCCCTGGAGGCCATGCGGCTGGTGCGCGGGTATCTGGTCCGGGCCGTGCGCGTAGCTGGGGACATCGAGGCGCGGTCCAAGATGTGCCTGGCCAGCCTGGACGCGGGCCTGGCCTTCTCCAACGCAATCCTTGGGGCAGTGCACGGCATGGCCCACAGCCTGGGCGGAAGCCTGGACCTGCCCCACGGGGAATGCAACGCCATCCTGCTGGGGCCGGTGATTGCCTACAACTTCTCCTCAGCGCCAGAACGCTACCGCGAGGTGGCCCGGGCGCTCGGCTGCGTCGTGGACGGCGCTCCGGACGGCGAGGTCCGGGACTGCCTCCTGGCGGCCATCGGGCAGCTCCGGGTGGACGTGGGCATCACCCGGAACCTGGCGGACCTGGGCGTGACCCGCGCCGACATTCCGCACCTGGCCGAACTGGCCATGCAGGACCCCTGCCTGCTCACCAATCCGCGCAAGCCGACCCAGGCGGATATCGAGGCGATCTATGAAGCGGCCCTCTGA
- the clpP gene encoding ATP-dependent Clp endopeptidase proteolytic subunit ClpP: MHAQIPIVIETTGRTERAYDIYSRLLKDRIILLGTPVDDHVANVICAQLLFLESEDPKKEISIYINSPGGSVTAGLAIYDTIQFISCPVSTLCMGQAASMGALLLAAGEKGMRHALPNARIMIHQPMGGFQGQATDIDIHAREIIRMRERLNEILAKHTGTDIEKIRDDTERDYFMTPDEAVKYGLIDKVITSRQSQEEETK; the protein is encoded by the coding sequence GTGCACGCCCAGATACCTATCGTCATCGAAACCACGGGGCGCACCGAGCGCGCCTACGACATCTACTCGCGCCTGCTCAAGGACCGCATCATCCTTTTGGGCACGCCCGTGGACGACCATGTGGCCAACGTGATCTGCGCCCAGCTCCTCTTCCTGGAGTCCGAGGACCCCAAGAAGGAAATCTCCATCTACATCAACTCGCCCGGTGGTTCGGTCACGGCGGGGCTGGCCATCTACGACACCATCCAGTTCATCTCCTGCCCGGTGTCCACCCTCTGCATGGGACAGGCCGCCAGCATGGGCGCGCTGCTTCTGGCAGCAGGAGAAAAGGGCATGCGCCACGCCCTGCCCAACGCCCGGATCATGATCCACCAGCCCATGGGCGGCTTCCAGGGTCAAGCCACGGATATTGACATTCACGCCCGCGAGATTATCCGCATGAGGGAAAGGCTCAACGAAATCCTGGCCAAGCACACTGGCACGGATATTGAAAAAATCCGTGACGACACGGAACGCGATTACTTCATGACCCCCGATGAAGCCGTGAAATACGGCCTGATCGACAAGGTCATCACGTCCCGCCAGTCCCAGGAAGAAGAGACCAAATAG
- the tig gene encoding trigger factor codes for MDYTVTEVSPVETKIEVKVPAEEINASLAATTAIYRQNLDLRGFRKGKVPSSIVESKFRTQILREAANDLMNVHINEIMSNLKYLAIAKLDVSPVELEKDKAIDYVVTFEHCPDFALPEYKGLEIEEEEALASEEEVSQVIERIRGNLAELTVVREARLPKDGDVAVVSFSATENGEPIPGVRAENFQLSLGEGQALPDFENLVKATMPGADNTGKMSFPADFINQELAGKTVDMSITVHVIKEKELPPVDDELAKKAGSFESLEKLKEAISRSYVQSRQQLYKAAAQKKLLDGLLEKVDFPLPPALLEEQMNILTQDAKNKIERQGKAPEALGKTDEELRKEFEPKAQEIVKAQLFLLKLSDAEKIETTPQEMDAYFMQVASRTGQDVLAVKQHYEQNGLVIPVRDKLLADKAMEFIYSKAKVTKVPAKEVPAEA; via the coding sequence ATGGATTATACCGTTACTGAAGTGTCCCCGGTCGAGACCAAGATCGAGGTAAAGGTTCCCGCCGAGGAGATCAACGCCTCCCTGGCCGCCACCACGGCCATCTACCGCCAGAACCTGGACCTGCGCGGCTTCCGCAAGGGGAAGGTGCCCTCCAGCATCGTTGAATCCAAGTTCCGCACCCAGATTCTTCGCGAGGCCGCCAATGATCTCATGAACGTGCACATCAACGAGATCATGTCCAACCTCAAGTACCTGGCCATCGCCAAGCTCGACGTGAGCCCCGTGGAACTGGAGAAGGACAAGGCCATCGATTACGTCGTCACCTTCGAGCACTGCCCTGACTTCGCCCTGCCCGAGTACAAGGGCTTGGAGATCGAGGAAGAGGAAGCCCTGGCCAGCGAGGAAGAGGTTTCCCAGGTCATCGAGCGCATCCGGGGCAACCTGGCCGAACTCACCGTGGTGCGCGAAGCCCGCCTGCCCAAGGACGGGGACGTGGCCGTGGTCAGCTTCAGCGCTACCGAGAACGGCGAGCCCATTCCGGGCGTGCGCGCCGAGAATTTCCAGCTGTCGCTGGGCGAGGGCCAGGCCCTGCCCGACTTCGAGAATCTGGTGAAGGCCACCATGCCCGGCGCCGACAACACCGGCAAGATGAGCTTCCCCGCCGACTTCATCAACCAGGAGCTGGCCGGCAAGACCGTGGACATGAGCATCACCGTCCACGTCATCAAGGAAAAGGAGCTTCCCCCGGTGGACGACGAGCTGGCCAAGAAGGCCGGCAGCTTCGAGAGCCTGGAAAAGCTCAAGGAGGCCATCTCGCGCTCCTACGTGCAAAGCCGCCAGCAGCTCTACAAGGCCGCCGCCCAGAAGAAGCTCCTGGACGGGCTTCTGGAGAAGGTCGACTTCCCCCTGCCCCCCGCCCTGCTTGAAGAGCAGATGAACATCCTGACCCAGGACGCCAAGAACAAGATCGAGCGCCAGGGCAAGGCCCCCGAGGCCTTGGGCAAGACCGACGAGGAACTGCGCAAGGAATTCGAGCCCAAGGCCCAGGAGATCGTCAAGGCCCAGCTCTTCCTGCTCAAGCTCTCCGACGCCGAGAAGATCGAGACCACTCCCCAGGAGATGGACGCCTACTTCATGCAGGTGGCCTCCCGTACCGGGCAGGACGTTCTTGCCGTGAAGCAGCACTACGAGCAAAACGGCCTGGTCATCCCCGTGCGCGACAAGCTCCTGGCGGACAAGGCCATGGAATTCATCTATTCCAAGGCCAAGGTGACCAAGGTTCCGGCCAAGGAAGTTCCGGCCGAAGCCTAG